From the genome of Cytobacillus firmus, one region includes:
- a CDS encoding transporter substrate-binding domain-containing protein has translation MQKKVLIVFALFALLITGGTSLSLADSQTEQLELNGKKLSTVTVNEKPYVSVKQVAEAAGGYVDKKANTFVISSRLDRILKKGVIRVGTTGDYKPFTYFNPKTKEYEGYDIEAAKLMAADLGVKITFVKTSWPTLMEDLHKNKFDIAVGGISRNTDRQKTAHLTHPYINDGKAPLIRQEDKEKYTSLEAIDQPDVTIGVNPGGTNQKFVDANITQAKVVVIENNLDIPNMVAEGKVDVMITDSIEAIYYASQDSRLYAALTDNTFTKSQKGYLMHRGDTVFQNWVNLWMEEMELNGEFDRLKEKWIYNKGE, from the coding sequence TTGCAAAAAAAAGTACTCATCGTGTTTGCACTTTTTGCATTATTGATTACCGGAGGGACAAGCCTGTCGCTTGCCGACAGCCAAACCGAGCAGCTAGAGTTAAACGGAAAAAAGTTAAGCACGGTTACAGTAAATGAAAAACCTTATGTATCAGTGAAACAGGTGGCCGAGGCTGCAGGAGGGTATGTAGATAAAAAGGCCAATACATTCGTCATTAGTTCAAGACTCGACCGTATTTTAAAGAAAGGTGTGATTCGGGTAGGTACAACTGGTGACTATAAGCCATTTACGTACTTTAATCCGAAAACAAAAGAGTATGAAGGCTATGATATCGAAGCGGCTAAATTAATGGCAGCAGACCTTGGGGTGAAGATCACTTTCGTTAAAACTTCCTGGCCAACCTTAATGGAGGACCTCCATAAAAATAAGTTTGATATAGCGGTTGGCGGGATCAGCCGCAATACCGATCGGCAAAAAACAGCACACTTAACGCATCCTTATATTAATGATGGAAAGGCTCCTTTAATCCGGCAGGAAGATAAGGAGAAATATACAAGCTTGGAAGCGATTGACCAGCCAGATGTCACCATCGGTGTAAACCCAGGGGGAACCAACCAAAAATTCGTGGATGCCAACATTACACAGGCAAAGGTTGTCGTAATCGAAAACAATCTGGATATTCCGAACATGGTTGCTGAGGGAAAAGTAGACGTGATGATTACCGACAGCATTGAGGCCATCTATTATGCAAGCCAGGATTCCAGGCTGTATGCGGCTCTGACGGACAATACGTTCACGAAGAGCCAGAAAGGCTACCTTATGCATCGCGGGGATACGGTATTCCAGAACTGGGTCAATCTCTGGATGGAGGAGATGGAGCTCAATGGAGAATTTGACCGATTAAAAGAAAAATGGATTTACAATAAGGGAGAATAA
- a CDS encoding dimethylarginine dimethylaminohydrolase family protein, with the protein MYKKLNTVIVKHPKEAFISQEHLRSEWKKFNYISEPDYMKAQQEYEQFLSIIKKHVGHIKFLPVSEKAGLDSLYAHDPVKFTKKGAMILKSGKKLRQPEAEIYKEFLQEKNIPILGELTGDAVADGGDLVWLDDRTLLIGRGYRTNDEAIRQIKEMTKEIVDECIVVPLPHEQGEEVCLHLMSFISIVDENLAVVYSRLMPVFLRQMLLKRGFHLVEVPDDEYRRLGCNVLAVAPRICVMVSGNPQTKQGLLDAGATVYEYEGNEISYLGTGGPTCLTCPVERI; encoded by the coding sequence ATGTACAAAAAGCTAAACACTGTCATTGTAAAGCATCCAAAAGAAGCCTTTATCAGTCAGGAGCATTTAAGAAGTGAGTGGAAAAAGTTTAACTATATCAGTGAGCCGGATTATATGAAAGCCCAGCAGGAATACGAACAGTTTCTATCCATAATCAAGAAGCATGTCGGCCATATTAAATTTCTGCCGGTTTCAGAAAAGGCGGGGCTGGATTCGCTTTATGCCCATGATCCCGTTAAATTTACGAAAAAAGGCGCAATGATTTTAAAATCAGGGAAAAAATTACGCCAACCTGAAGCAGAAATTTATAAAGAATTTTTACAGGAAAAAAATATCCCGATTTTGGGAGAATTAACTGGTGATGCTGTAGCTGACGGGGGAGATCTTGTTTGGCTGGATGACCGCACTTTATTAATTGGACGCGGTTATCGAACAAACGATGAGGCGATTCGCCAAATTAAAGAAATGACAAAAGAGATAGTTGATGAATGTATAGTTGTCCCGCTCCCGCATGAACAGGGAGAAGAGGTATGTCTTCACCTTATGTCTTTTATAAGCATCGTAGATGAAAATCTTGCTGTGGTGTATTCACGGCTTATGCCCGTATTTCTAAGACAGATGCTTCTGAAACGGGGTTTCCACCTGGTTGAAGTACCGGACGATGAATACCGGCGGCTCGGCTGTAATGTGCTGGCTGTTGCACCTCGCATTTGTGTCATGGTTTCCGGAAATCCTCAAACCAAACAGGGACTATTGGATGCAGGGGCGACCGTCTATGAATACGAAGGTAATGAAATTTCTTATTTAGGCACTGGAGGACCAACATGCCTCACATGTCCTGTGGAACGTATTTAA
- a CDS encoding DinB family protein: MSNLKLIETYKHDLQNYSLEQLRYITAEGVWSIGQMYDHVILVAMEYLDNVETCAASKEEQKLGKTEFGEHLYKIGDFPPIKIKLPDELNTPPSNSDSKEDLTNRLDLVMQRLRQWESRVDTINLNYKIKHEGFGWLNAREWFDLVGMHFRHHLRQKCELEQKFFNHSSANLIN, encoded by the coding sequence ATGAGTAATTTAAAACTAATTGAAACATACAAACACGATTTGCAAAACTATTCACTTGAGCAACTAAGATATATAACAGCTGAAGGAGTTTGGTCCATTGGTCAAATGTACGACCATGTGATTCTTGTTGCTATGGAGTATCTTGACAATGTGGAAACATGTGCGGCATCAAAGGAAGAGCAAAAGCTCGGGAAAACGGAGTTTGGTGAGCATTTATATAAAATTGGAGATTTCCCGCCAATTAAAATCAAATTACCGGACGAACTAAATACCCCGCCAAGCAATTCAGATAGTAAAGAAGACCTTACGAATAGGCTAGATCTGGTAATGCAGAGGCTGAGACAATGGGAATCTAGAGTAGATACTATAAATCTCAATTACAAAATTAAACATGAAGGTTTTGGCTGGCTGAACGCGAGAGAGTGGTTCGATCTTGTCGGTATGCATTTTCGCCATCACTTGCGTCAGAAGTGTGAACTGGAACAAAAGTTTTTTAATCATAGTTCAGCCAATTTAATAAACTAA
- a CDS encoding alpha/beta fold hydrolase — translation MPMINMNSASLFYTVKGSGTPIVFIHPPVLTSVNFQYQLEELSKNFQIITFDIRGHGKSPYSPEPITYPLIIEDIIRLLDHLNINKAFLCGYSTGGSIVLQFMLTFPERALGGISIGAMPDVNDDYLRKKISLGIKLSSKGAINLLAWSISWNNSNNLKLFKNMFSEAKKGDYRNIEQYYRYSLKYNCVNQLNEINLPTLLVYGKKDKPFHSYARQLHEKLPQNELYFIENVDHRIPTKAAKELNRLIFQFVNTK, via the coding sequence ATGCCAATGATAAATATGAACAGTGCCAGCCTGTTTTATACTGTAAAAGGAAGCGGAACTCCGATTGTTTTTATCCACCCGCCTGTATTGACTTCAGTAAACTTCCAATATCAATTAGAAGAACTCTCAAAAAATTTTCAGATAATTACTTTTGATATACGCGGACACGGAAAAAGCCCATACTCCCCAGAACCAATAACCTATCCACTAATTATTGAGGATATCATTCGACTATTGGACCACCTTAATATAAATAAAGCGTTTTTATGCGGATATTCTACTGGCGGTTCTATTGTTTTACAATTCATGCTGACGTTTCCTGAAAGAGCTTTGGGGGGAATTTCAATTGGGGCAATGCCCGATGTAAATGACGATTACTTGAGAAAGAAGATTTCTTTAGGAATCAAGCTTTCAAGCAAAGGGGCTATTAACTTATTAGCCTGGTCCATCTCCTGGAATAATTCAAATAATCTCAAGCTGTTTAAAAATATGTTTTCAGAAGCAAAAAAAGGGGATTACCGCAACATTGAGCAATATTATCGCTATAGTTTAAAATACAATTGTGTCAATCAGCTTAATGAGATTAATTTGCCTACCTTATTGGTTTATGGTAAGAAGGATAAGCCCTTTCATTCCTATGCAAGGCAATTGCATGAGAAATTGCCACAAAACGAATTGTACTTTATCGAGAATGTTGACCACCGTATCCCGACCAAGGCTGCAAAAGAACTTAACCGGCTAATTTTTCAATTTGTAAACACAAAATGA
- a CDS encoding DinB family protein — MENNRAKKMYDYHVWANQKLIQHLKQLPDRIYNETVNSVFSSISEVLIHLYATDITWLETMKGSSFHDTVREVERRKTEASRASIDELKVFYDSLSNEFYHFFADNQDPERIIITEHPKYGRCEFILSDLIHHVVNHGTYHRGNVTAMLHQQGERGVPTDYVYFLFEC; from the coding sequence ATGGAAAATAATCGCGCAAAGAAAATGTACGATTACCACGTTTGGGCTAACCAAAAATTGATCCAGCACTTGAAGCAGCTGCCTGATAGGATTTATAACGAGACAGTTAATAGTGTTTTTTCATCGATATCAGAGGTGCTGATTCACCTGTATGCAACAGACATTACTTGGCTGGAGACGATGAAAGGAAGCAGCTTCCACGATACTGTTAGGGAAGTTGAGCGTCGAAAGACAGAAGCATCAAGAGCGTCTATAGATGAACTTAAAGTGTTCTATGATTCGCTTTCAAATGAATTTTACCACTTTTTTGCAGATAATCAGGATCCAGAACGTATCATCATTACAGAGCACCCGAAATATGGTCGCTGTGAGTTCATACTTTCCGATCTCATTCACCATGTAGTGAATCATGGAACCTACCATCGCGGAAATGTGACAGCGATGCTGCATCAGCAAGGTGAACGAGGCGTACCTACGGATTATGTATATTTTCTTTTTGAATGTTAG
- a CDS encoding GNAT family N-acetyltransferase → MIYLETSRLQLRDWEEEDIEPFSRLNADEQVMKYFPKTLSAEETNVFYKSIVSEFKECGFGLYAVEVKKNKEFIGFIGFHRATFKADFTPCIEIGWRLKKEAWGKGYASEGASACLQYGFNELGFSDVFCFTADVNKPSKKVMKKIGMNFIKTFNHPKVKKDSPLNKHALFHINQKEEGGVS, encoded by the coding sequence ATGATATATTTAGAAACATCGAGATTGCAATTACGCGACTGGGAGGAAGAAGACATAGAGCCATTTAGTCGACTAAATGCAGATGAACAGGTTATGAAGTATTTTCCTAAAACCTTATCAGCCGAAGAAACAAATGTGTTCTATAAATCGATTGTATCTGAATTTAAAGAATGCGGATTTGGATTATATGCCGTGGAAGTAAAGAAAAATAAAGAGTTTATAGGATTTATAGGATTTCATAGAGCAACATTTAAAGCTGATTTTACACCGTGTATAGAAATTGGCTGGCGACTGAAAAAAGAGGCTTGGGGAAAAGGATATGCATCTGAGGGGGCGTCAGCCTGTTTACAATATGGATTTAACGAATTGGGTTTTAGTGATGTTTTTTGTTTTACTGCCGATGTTAATAAGCCTTCGAAAAAAGTAATGAAAAAAATCGGAATGAATTTTATTAAAACATTCAATCACCCGAAAGTTAAGAAAGATAGTCCTTTAAATAAACATGCTTTATTTCATATAAATCAAAAAGAAGAGGGTGGAGTGAGCTAA
- a CDS encoding IclR family transcriptional regulator: MQTIDRAMQVIKVLSKNDTRMWISITDLSKECDLPVSTLHRLLQSMKQHGLIQQDPDLKLYSMGNTWLEYGLKMYDTFDFVGLIRPEMEKLMHEVEESVYFSKPIGLESLVVERIDCLNNPIRINDQLGIRIPLNIGAANKVLLANMPNSESVKAINSLVPSEERDSFIKLLSKVRRQGYGESHGEQTPGTSSVAAPIFDHANELLGAISIGYVNFNITEERQNCLIEKVIEYGMRICNKLGSKN, from the coding sequence ATGCAGACAATCGATCGTGCCATGCAGGTAATCAAGGTTTTGTCTAAAAATGATACAAGAATGTGGATTTCCATTACAGATTTATCGAAGGAATGCGACTTGCCTGTCAGTACACTTCATCGCCTCCTGCAATCCATGAAGCAGCACGGACTTATTCAGCAGGACCCCGATTTGAAATTATATTCCATGGGTAACACCTGGTTAGAATATGGACTTAAAATGTATGACACCTTTGATTTTGTTGGACTGATTCGCCCAGAGATGGAAAAATTAATGCATGAGGTGGAGGAAAGTGTGTATTTTAGCAAGCCAATTGGATTAGAATCACTTGTAGTCGAAAGAATTGATTGTCTCAACAATCCGATTCGAATCAATGATCAGCTGGGGATTCGTATCCCGCTGAATATTGGGGCAGCAAACAAAGTGCTGTTAGCTAATATGCCAAACTCCGAGTCTGTTAAAGCTATTAATTCCTTAGTGCCATCTGAGGAAAGAGATTCGTTTATAAAATTATTGAGCAAAGTTAGAAGACAGGGCTATGGGGAAAGTCATGGCGAACAAACGCCTGGAACCTCATCTGTAGCTGCGCCTATTTTCGATCACGCCAATGAACTCCTGGGAGCCATAAGCATCGGATATGTTAATTTCAATATCACAGAAGAAAGACAAAACTGCTTAATTGAAAAAGTAATCGAGTACGGTATGCGAATCTGCAATAAATTAGGCAGTAAAAACTGA